Proteins encoded together in one Aminivibrio pyruvatiphilus window:
- the pgsW gene encoding poly-gamma-glutamate system protein, which yields MKNSLLDVQRGFFRNARLRLVLLAVVLGAAWYFGAVSTLSGDERRLWEKVRDAQEYLFRWREDRGISPEGGTDMERTGFIGVEWSPLTTTLGPLEAKRTAADPLWAVYALRRFRALGITKGDRVTILSSSSFPGLVFSILAAAEHLGAEVLWIHSLGASTWGANNPSLPWPVMASVLRQGGFLSRKANWYTLGGRGEMGLDLPEEGRKILEDAAAREGVPFLKASSLAGMIDSKTALVAAFAPRLAVSVGGGAASFAGNDSEFLRGGLFSPPPEETVPSGDGVLQRLLAEGIPVLHFLNMKEMASEAGIPYDGARAPRFASLRSGAVSAAGMAFFFLFLLFHRRWDRWRQ from the coding sequence ATGAAAAACTCTCTTCTTGATGTTCAGCGCGGCTTTTTCCGGAACGCCCGGCTGAGGCTCGTCCTTCTCGCCGTTGTCCTCGGCGCCGCCTGGTATTTCGGTGCCGTCAGCACACTGTCGGGGGACGAGCGGAGGCTCTGGGAGAAAGTCCGGGATGCCCAGGAGTACCTTTTTCGGTGGAGGGAGGACCGGGGTATTTCCCCCGAAGGGGGGACCGACATGGAGAGAACGGGGTTCATCGGCGTGGAATGGAGCCCCCTCACCACCACCCTCGGTCCTCTCGAGGCGAAGCGGACCGCCGCTGATCCTCTCTGGGCGGTGTATGCCCTGCGGCGCTTCCGTGCCCTGGGTATCACGAAGGGCGACCGGGTGACGATCTTATCGTCGTCCTCGTTCCCGGGCCTCGTCTTCTCGATCCTGGCAGCGGCGGAGCACCTGGGCGCGGAGGTTCTGTGGATTCATTCCCTCGGCGCCTCTACCTGGGGGGCCAACAATCCGTCCCTCCCCTGGCCCGTGATGGCATCGGTCCTGCGGCAGGGAGGTTTCCTCTCCCGGAAGGCGAACTGGTATACCCTCGGCGGTAGAGGAGAGATGGGGCTCGATCTCCCCGAGGAGGGAAGAAAAATCCTGGAGGACGCCGCTGCCCGGGAAGGGGTTCCCTTTCTGAAGGCTTCTTCCCTTGCCGGGATGATTGATTCAAAGACCGCCCTGGTTGCCGCTTTCGCACCCCGCCTGGCGGTGAGCGTGGGGGGCGGCGCGGCTTCCTTTGCCGGAAACGATTCGGAGTTCCTCCGGGGAGGGCTTTTTTCTCCCCCGCCGGAGGAGACCGTTCCCTCCGGAGACGGCGTTCTGCAGCGCCTCCTGGCGGAGGGCATTCCCGTGCTCCATTTCCTGAACATGAAGGAAATGGCCTCTGAAGCGGGCATTCCCTATGACGGTGCCCGGGCTCCCCGGTTCGCCTCTCTGCGGAGCGGCGCCGTGTCGGCGGCCGGCATGGCATTTTTCTTTCTCTTCCTGCTGTTCCACAGGCGGTGGGACCGATGGAGACAGTGA
- a CDS encoding sensor histidine kinase has product METVKGLHPARQLAAALFFLLLWTAAQQISTAPLLAAIARIPETMDSGDLLTAASFVVLLNGLRAIALYLGWFLAGNGLAGLHPSLSFLSWLTPAAAIPMTYFLPPVLGEGIQLHFGIPAVLSVTSVLVLRYLTRNISDWAYKSIALALFVFSFQWLDIIPSLTVWGAGWGELSSSVKTAAGILEREGLLNWSGGAVFAGLFLSGVLTTELMVTYSARLADMALLRDRENKMARLREESLSNRSLVEMQQLVHDLKRPLTTILGLGDVIVSGRGEGNAARYGTVICEAARSMEEMVSEILHEDFRRQVSIGDLVEYVFTQISPFPWRETVLLEADRPVLREMVKVNVVRMSRAVVNLLDNARKANLQAGGGKITLSVSLEGDRVTLAVTDEGPGFPQDRTSGSGWNSTGLGLQYVTMVVHNHGGVFSSANLPGGGARAALTLGRSVKGKDEL; this is encoded by the coding sequence ATGGAGACAGTGAAGGGCCTTCATCCGGCGAGGCAGCTCGCCGCCGCCCTGTTCTTCCTCCTGCTCTGGACGGCGGCGCAGCAGATATCCACGGCGCCCCTGCTGGCAGCCATCGCCCGCATTCCCGAGACCATGGACAGCGGCGACCTTCTGACGGCCGCATCCTTCGTGGTTCTGCTGAACGGACTTCGGGCCATAGCCCTTTACCTCGGATGGTTCCTTGCGGGAAACGGCCTTGCGGGACTTCACCCTTCCCTCTCTTTCCTCTCCTGGCTGACTCCTGCCGCCGCCATACCCATGACCTATTTCCTTCCTCCCGTCCTCGGCGAGGGAATCCAGCTCCATTTCGGCATCCCCGCCGTTCTCAGCGTGACGAGTGTTCTCGTGCTCCGGTACCTCACCAGGAACATTTCCGACTGGGCCTACAAATCCATTGCTCTTGCCCTTTTCGTGTTTTCCTTCCAGTGGCTTGATATCATCCCTTCCCTTACGGTCTGGGGCGCCGGCTGGGGGGAACTCTCCTCGTCGGTGAAGACCGCCGCGGGGATACTCGAAAGGGAGGGGCTTCTCAACTGGTCGGGAGGTGCCGTCTTCGCCGGACTCTTTCTCTCGGGGGTCCTCACCACCGAGCTCATGGTGACCTACAGTGCCAGGCTCGCCGACATGGCCCTCCTCAGGGACAGGGAGAACAAGATGGCCCGGCTGAGGGAAGAGAGCCTCAGCAACCGGAGTCTCGTGGAAATGCAGCAGCTTGTCCACGACCTGAAACGGCCGCTCACCACCATCCTCGGCCTCGGTGACGTCATCGTTTCCGGCAGGGGAGAGGGAAACGCGGCGAGATACGGAACCGTCATCTGCGAGGCGGCCCGGTCCATGGAGGAGATGGTCTCCGAGATACTCCACGAGGATTTCAGGAGGCAGGTCTCCATAGGCGACCTGGTGGAATACGTCTTTACCCAGATCAGCCCCTTCCCCTGGAGAGAGACTGTGCTGCTGGAGGCGGATCGGCCGGTCCTGAGGGAGATGGTGAAAGTGAACGTGGTGCGCATGTCCAGAGCGGTGGTGAACCTCCTCGACAACGCGCGGAAGGCGAACCTGCAGGCGGGGGGCGGAAAAATCACCCTGTCCGTGTCCCTGGAGGGCGACAGGGTCACCCTCGCCGTGACCGATGAAGGGCCGGGTTTCCCGCAGGACCGGACGTCCGGTTCGGGGTGGAATTCCACGGGGCTCGGACTCCAATACGTTACAATGGTGGTACACAATCACGGGGGGGTCTTCAGTTCCGCCAACCTTCCGGGAGGAGGAGCCCGGGCGGCGCTGACCCTCGGAAGGTCCGTAAAAGGAAAGGATGAGCTATGA
- a CDS encoding response regulator, translated as MMPLHIGAIDDDRSILYTLEAMASTEGWRMLTTSEPEECLRWVKLDEVDILLVDYHMPVMNGLHIIRKARELSSKLVLIALTVEDGGELASRLTLAGADDFISKPIRLADFTARIRLHEKLCAHREQLNWEERKKGVSKDTMRKVLEKLKEFSSPRDCDDVAAACGLAYVTAHRYLEYLADRGLIVRSAGVQDGRPGRPKTYYAIPGPSGLAEEKKEND; from the coding sequence ATGATGCCGCTTCATATCGGGGCAATTGACGACGACCGGTCCATTCTTTATACTCTCGAGGCCATGGCGTCCACGGAAGGGTGGAGAATGCTCACCACGAGCGAGCCGGAGGAGTGCCTCCGGTGGGTGAAGCTCGACGAGGTTGACATCCTCCTGGTGGATTACCACATGCCTGTCATGAACGGACTCCATATCATACGGAAAGCCCGGGAGCTGTCCTCGAAGCTCGTTCTCATAGCCCTTACGGTGGAGGACGGCGGCGAACTGGCCTCCAGGCTCACCCTGGCGGGAGCCGACGATTTCATCTCCAAGCCCATACGCCTCGCCGATTTCACCGCCCGCATCCGGCTGCACGAGAAGCTCTGCGCCCACAGGGAACAGCTGAACTGGGAAGAACGGAAAAAAGGCGTGAGCAAGGACACCATGCGGAAGGTGCTGGAAAAGCTCAAGGAGTTTTCCTCCCCCCGGGACTGCGACGATGTGGCTGCAGCCTGCGGACTTGCCTACGTCACCGCCCACAGGTACCTGGAGTATCTCGCCGACCGGGGGCTCATCGTCAGAAGCGCCGGGGTTCAGGACGGCCGTCCGGGACGGCCGAAAACCTACTACGCCATACCGGGCCCTTCGGGGCTTGCAGAGGAGAAAAAAGAGAATGACTGA
- a CDS encoding lactate racemase domain-containing protein translates to MTESDRTLQIPLGRKTIPWNPPRDVVIPLPRGERPQAGTPEEALAAPIGSPRLSSLASGAGHIAIVLPDATRLWQDVPRMARALRMEIGDGTPAAVTWIIGAGLHRAPTEKEKDLLLGGASRPGDAVVWSDPEKVADTGMVTSRGTPVAVAPEALEADLLVVAGGIVYHDLAGFSGGRKGLLPGISGRASVQNNHGLSLRGGIEGLEVNVGRLSGNATAEDMEEYGRLLEQGRTVFLLNVVPDETGKPRCYTAGSLEEAWSRGVEMARALQTLHIPEKAALMVVSSGGYPYDIDLYQATKAVTASLGALMPGGGLILCAGLEDGLGPGSFAADLPLALSDPQDLLRRLEEEFTIPGFIALKVPHDMKGHPAALVTEREGTPFPGETFTSFDAALEWMLPRIPPGPVVYVRSGNCIVLRADSE, encoded by the coding sequence ATGACTGAATCTGACCGCACGCTGCAGATTCCCCTGGGACGAAAGACCATTCCCTGGAACCCGCCCCGGGACGTGGTGATCCCTCTCCCCCGGGGCGAACGGCCTCAGGCGGGAACTCCCGAAGAGGCCCTTGCCGCCCCCATCGGCTCCCCCCGGCTGTCGTCCTTGGCTTCCGGGGCGGGGCATATCGCCATTGTCCTTCCTGACGCCACCAGGCTGTGGCAGGACGTACCCCGGATGGCCCGCGCCCTCAGGATGGAGATCGGCGATGGAACGCCCGCCGCCGTGACGTGGATCATCGGCGCCGGGCTTCACAGGGCTCCCACGGAGAAGGAGAAGGACCTCCTGCTCGGCGGGGCCTCCCGGCCGGGAGACGCCGTCGTCTGGTCCGACCCGGAGAAGGTCGCCGACACGGGCATGGTCACATCCCGGGGAACTCCCGTGGCAGTTGCACCGGAGGCCCTGGAGGCGGATCTGCTGGTTGTTGCCGGGGGCATAGTCTACCACGATCTCGCCGGGTTCAGCGGCGGAAGAAAGGGGCTTCTGCCCGGCATCAGCGGCAGAGCGTCGGTCCAGAACAACCATGGTCTTTCCCTGAGAGGGGGCATCGAAGGCCTGGAGGTGAACGTGGGCAGGCTCTCGGGAAACGCCACCGCCGAGGACATGGAGGAATACGGCAGACTCCTGGAACAGGGCAGGACCGTTTTCCTGCTCAACGTCGTACCCGACGAGACGGGCAAACCCCGCTGCTATACGGCGGGAAGCCTTGAAGAAGCCTGGAGCAGAGGCGTGGAAATGGCCCGGGCGCTCCAGACGCTCCACATCCCGGAGAAGGCGGCCCTCATGGTGGTGTCCAGCGGCGGGTATCCCTACGATATCGACCTCTACCAGGCCACCAAGGCAGTCACCGCGTCCCTCGGCGCCCTGATGCCCGGCGGGGGGCTCATTCTCTGTGCCGGTCTCGAGGACGGTCTCGGCCCGGGCAGCTTCGCCGCGGACCTTCCCCTGGCCCTTTCCGACCCGCAGGACCTTCTCCGCCGGCTGGAAGAAGAGTTCACCATACCGGGCTTCATCGCCCTCAAGGTCCCCCACGACATGAAAGGACACCCGGCGGCCCTGGTGACGGAGAGGGAAGGAACGCCCTTTCCCGGCGAAACCTTCACCTCCTTCGACGCCGCCCTGGAGTGGATGCTCCCGCGGATTCCCCCCGGTCCCGTGGTCTACGTAAGGTCCGGAAACTGCATCGTCCTCAGGGCGGACAGCGAATAA
- a CDS encoding transporter substrate-binding domain-containing protein, giving the protein MKKMLLALLVLALAATGGWADVMAKDVILVGTESTYPPYEFRDEKNNLKGFDIDLMEAIAAKIGKKIEWVDMPFDSLIPSLLAKKIDIVAAGMSATEERAKKVAFSENYEISISAFIVKADNESMKVLDDMKGKTVAVQLGTVQETYSQTIPGVTVKSFQKFDDCVREVILGRVDATLMDTPVAKSYVEHKDFTGKIKIAFEQEITGSGKALAMNLSETAFITAVNAALADLEKSGELGKMKEQWFK; this is encoded by the coding sequence ATGAAAAAAATGCTGCTCGCGCTTCTGGTCCTGGCCCTCGCGGCCACCGGCGGATGGGCCGATGTCATGGCCAAGGACGTGATTCTCGTGGGAACGGAGAGCACCTACCCCCCCTACGAATTCCGTGACGAGAAGAACAACCTGAAGGGCTTCGACATCGACCTCATGGAAGCCATAGCGGCGAAGATCGGCAAGAAGATCGAGTGGGTGGACATGCCCTTCGACAGCCTCATTCCCTCCCTGCTCGCGAAGAAGATCGACATCGTGGCCGCTGGAATGAGCGCCACGGAAGAACGGGCGAAGAAGGTCGCCTTCTCGGAGAACTACGAAATCTCCATCAGCGCCTTCATCGTGAAGGCGGATAATGAATCCATGAAGGTTCTCGACGACATGAAGGGCAAAACCGTGGCGGTCCAGCTCGGCACCGTGCAGGAGACCTATTCCCAGACCATCCCCGGCGTTACGGTGAAGTCTTTCCAGAAGTTCGACGACTGCGTCCGGGAAGTCATCCTCGGGAGGGTGGACGCCACCCTCATGGACACTCCCGTGGCCAAGAGCTACGTGGAACACAAGGATTTCACAGGGAAGATCAAGATCGCCTTCGAGCAGGAAATCACGGGCTCCGGGAAAGCCCTCGCCATGAACCTCAGCGAGACGGCGTTCATCACGGCGGTCAACGCCGCCCTGGCCGACCTCGAGAAGAGCGGGGAGCTCGGGAAGATGAAGGAGCAGTGGTTCAAGTAG
- a CDS encoding chemotaxis protein CheW, whose protein sequence is MDRNTYLVFSAGGKLFALPSEDVFRVSPAAELLEVPEAPGRVRGVANLGGEPVPVADLRKKAGLPFREMELSDRFVFFRNGENLCGVLAESVEGVMALVPETVPFPSALVRQGEPVPGTVRVAYREECGAILIRSPENLLSLTEEDLRSLEPALSARREDR, encoded by the coding sequence GTGGACCGGAATACCTATCTCGTTTTTTCCGCTGGGGGAAAGTTGTTCGCCCTTCCCTCGGAGGATGTGTTCAGGGTGTCCCCGGCGGCTGAACTCCTCGAGGTGCCCGAGGCTCCCGGCCGTGTCCGGGGAGTGGCCAACCTGGGAGGAGAGCCTGTTCCCGTGGCGGACCTCCGGAAAAAGGCGGGCCTTCCTTTCCGGGAGATGGAACTGAGCGACCGGTTCGTGTTTTTCCGGAACGGAGAAAACCTCTGCGGGGTCCTTGCGGAGTCTGTGGAGGGTGTCATGGCTCTCGTTCCCGAAACCGTTCCCTTTCCCTCTGCCCTGGTGCGGCAGGGCGAACCAGTGCCGGGGACCGTCCGGGTGGCATACCGGGAGGAGTGCGGAGCGATCCTGATACGGTCGCCGGAAAACCTTCTTTCCCTTACCGAAGAGGATCTCCGTTCCCTGGAGCCTGCCCTGTCCGCCCGGAGAGAAGACCGGTGA